From a region of the Sander lucioperca isolate FBNREF2018 chromosome 8, SLUC_FBN_1.2, whole genome shotgun sequence genome:
- the cdk5r2b gene encoding cyclin-dependent kinase 5 activator 2b: protein MGTVLSISPATKKSSIMDAELAGEAHKNDKSLKRPSMFVSISWKKLVSNPAKKSAKKVTPNPMPACELPSGRVGQLNSENTRKTHQTEEKKPKAPIPVPVPTVPTQNNDAVVQNEKPSAVQKQPSSLSLVSPRRIVIQASTGELLRCLGDFMCRRCFKLKELNSGEVVLWFRNIDRTLLLQGWQDLGFITPANVVFVYLLCEDTIADSIDSQAELQGTFQTCLYLAYSYMGNEISYPLKPFMIDSNKDVFWETSLRIINRLSAKMLQLNADPQFFTEVFQDLKNQRDACEANLDR from the coding sequence ACGAAGAAGTCATCTATTATGGACGCTGAGCTCGCAGGAGAGGCACACAAAAACGACAAGAGTCTCAAGCGGCCTTCAATGTTCGTCTCCATCTCCTGGAAGAAGCTGGTGTCAAATCCGGCAAAAAAGAGTGCCAAGAAAGTGACCCCGAACCCTATGCCCGCCTGCGAGCTCCCGTCCGGCCGAGTGGGTCAGCTTAACAGCGAAAACACCAGGAAGACTCACCAAACCGAAGAGAAGAAACCCAAAGCGCCGATCCCGGTCCCGGTGCCCACAGTCCCCACGCAGAACAACGACGCTGTCGTCCAAAACGAGAAGCCTTCCGCGGTCCAGAAGCAACCCAGCAGCCTGTCTCTGGTGTCACCGAGGCGGATAGTTATACAGGCTTCAACCGGGGAGCTGCTTCGCTGTTTAGGGGATTTCATGTGCCGCAGGTGTTTTAaactgaaagagctgaacagcGGAGAGGTGGTCCTCTGGTTTCGAAACATCGATCGGACTCTTTTGCTCCAGGGCTGGCAGGACCTAGGCTTCATCACGCCGGCTAACGTGGTGTTCGTGTACCTGCTGTGCGAAGACACGATAGCGGACAGCATCGACAGCCAGGCCGAGCTGCAGGGCACCTTTCAGACTTGCCTCTACCTCGCATACTCCTACATGGGCAACGAGATCTCCTACCCGCTCAAGCCGTTTATGATCGACTCGAACAAGGACGTTTTCTGGGAGACGTCGCTCCGGATCATCAACAGGCTAAGTGCCAAAATGCTGCAGCTGAATGCAGACCCGCAGTTTTTCACAGAGGTCTTCCAGGACCTCAAAAACCAACGAGACGCGTGCGAGGCAAACCTGGACCGCTGA